Proteins from a single region of Rhipicephalus sanguineus isolate Rsan-2018 chromosome 5, BIME_Rsan_1.4, whole genome shotgun sequence:
- the LOC119394260 gene encoding neuropeptide-like protein 31: MKFAGFLIALCLLTVGATATFVLGYGVNGYAGLGLGYGLGTGGGYGLGTGGYGGYGGYGGYGGYGSYGGYTGYPSYAIYPSYGGYRRYVGYGYYG; this comes from the coding sequence GGTTTCTTGATCGCCCTGTGCCTCCTGACTGTTGGTGCTACGGCCACCTTCGTTCTTGGATATGGCGTGAATGGATACGCTGGTCTCGGCCTCGGCTACGGACTTGGGACTGGCGGTGGCTACGGACTTGGGACTGGCGGCTATGGTGGCTACGGTGGCTACGGTGGCTATGGAGGCTACGGCAGCTACGGTGGTTACACGGGCTACCCCAGTTACGCAATCTACCCTTCTTATGGAGGTTACCGACGATACGTCGGATATGGATACTACGGATAA